One stretch of Roseimicrobium sp. ORNL1 DNA includes these proteins:
- the treY gene encoding malto-oligosyltrehalose synthase: MKPALLATYRLQFHQGFTFRDALALVPYLHALGVSHVYASPLFRASPGSLHGYDVADHNALNPEIGTREEYDALVAELHRNGMGLIVDFVPNHMGISDPNNEWWMNVLENGPASPYADYFDVEWHPLKPALENKVLLPILGDQYGRVLERGELRLKFEDGTFSLECPGAVLPIAARTSRPLLHRAAEILGEAEAPDELRSIITALENLPSRAQTEPAKLAERTREKRIIRERLARLCETDAVVKNAIQSAVEEWQDGHDPKNLDRLDALISEQPYRLSYWRVAAEEINYRRFFDVNSLAAIRVELPEVFDSTHRLLLELFADGSLDGVRIDHIDGLARPAQYLETLRQKITEATGGKTPGWVFVEKILGAGEKLRAGWQTDGTTGYEFAIQVMNALVDRTGERRLTQCYEKFLGDHMDYREIVCQSKRLIMQLTMASEVNVLGMMLSRLAESHRWYRDFTVNALTTAIREVIASFPVYRSYIDPESPVQDADATVISQAIAQARRRNPALERSVFEFIRIVLLPLAESTHPLDEEVRRDFVVKFQQCTGPIMAKGVEDTAFYVYNRLVALNEVGGNPGIFEAPLESFHKQCTARQAEWPGNLLATSTHDTKRSEDVRARILALSEMPVEWSHAVRKWHTVNRKHQETLDGMMAPDANEEYFLYQTLLGSWPLHPMSDEERADYVKRLQEYMIKSLHEAKVNSSWIDPNEAWDKAVAAFVERILAPGSKNRFPSLFEPMAAEIAQLGAVNSLSQAVLKLTTPGVPDFYQGTELWDFSLVDPDNRRPVDYAVRQQALGALAGVSPSDLLASWRDGRIKLFVSQQLLQLRRLHSTLFTTGTYESLSAQGTHADRCLAFHRATPEVEMVVAVPRTTRVLGFPPVGPCWKDTTLSLPQVPSSGGWRDVFTGREHATEAGSLPLADLFADLPFAVLVPGGEAR, translated from the coding sequence ATGAAGCCAGCCCTCCTCGCCACCTACCGTCTGCAGTTTCATCAGGGTTTCACATTTCGGGATGCCCTGGCACTGGTGCCGTACCTGCATGCGCTGGGCGTGAGCCACGTGTATGCTTCCCCGTTGTTTCGCGCGAGCCCCGGCAGCCTGCATGGCTACGACGTGGCGGACCACAATGCACTCAACCCGGAGATTGGCACGCGGGAGGAGTATGACGCGCTGGTCGCAGAACTGCACCGCAACGGTATGGGTCTCATTGTGGATTTCGTGCCCAATCACATGGGCATCAGTGATCCCAACAATGAGTGGTGGATGAATGTGCTGGAGAATGGCCCGGCATCCCCCTATGCCGACTACTTCGATGTGGAGTGGCATCCGCTCAAACCCGCACTGGAGAACAAGGTGCTGCTGCCTATTCTAGGCGATCAATATGGGCGGGTGCTCGAACGAGGGGAACTGCGGCTGAAGTTTGAAGACGGGACCTTTTCACTGGAGTGCCCGGGTGCTGTGCTGCCCATCGCGGCGCGCACTTCCCGACCTTTGCTGCATCGCGCTGCCGAGATCCTTGGCGAGGCTGAGGCCCCGGATGAACTGCGCAGCATCATCACGGCGCTTGAGAACCTGCCCTCCCGTGCCCAGACGGAGCCTGCGAAGCTCGCTGAGCGCACGCGGGAGAAGCGCATCATTCGCGAGAGGCTTGCACGCCTGTGCGAAACGGATGCCGTGGTGAAGAATGCCATCCAGTCGGCGGTGGAGGAGTGGCAGGATGGACATGACCCGAAGAACCTGGACCGTCTCGATGCGCTCATCTCGGAGCAGCCCTACCGGCTCAGCTACTGGCGTGTGGCTGCGGAGGAGATCAACTACCGGCGGTTCTTTGATGTGAATTCGCTGGCTGCCATTCGCGTGGAACTGCCGGAGGTCTTTGATTCCACGCACCGGCTGCTGCTGGAGCTCTTCGCGGACGGCAGCCTCGACGGTGTACGCATCGATCACATCGACGGCCTGGCGCGTCCGGCGCAATACCTGGAGACGTTGCGCCAGAAAATCACCGAGGCCACTGGCGGGAAGACGCCAGGCTGGGTGTTCGTGGAGAAGATTCTCGGCGCGGGCGAGAAGCTGCGCGCAGGCTGGCAGACAGACGGCACCACGGGCTATGAATTCGCCATCCAGGTCATGAATGCGCTGGTGGATCGCACAGGTGAACGAAGGCTCACGCAGTGTTACGAGAAGTTCCTCGGGGACCACATGGATTACCGGGAGATCGTCTGCCAGAGCAAGCGCCTCATCATGCAGCTCACCATGGCGAGCGAGGTGAACGTGCTCGGCATGATGCTCAGTCGCCTCGCGGAGAGCCACCGGTGGTACCGGGATTTCACCGTGAACGCGCTCACCACGGCCATCCGCGAGGTGATTGCCAGCTTTCCGGTGTATCGCTCGTACATCGATCCCGAGAGTCCGGTGCAGGATGCGGATGCCACCGTCATCTCACAAGCCATTGCGCAGGCGCGCCGGAGGAATCCGGCGCTGGAGCGGTCGGTGTTTGAGTTCATCCGCATCGTTCTGCTGCCTCTTGCGGAGAGTACCCATCCACTGGATGAAGAAGTGCGCCGTGACTTTGTCGTGAAGTTCCAGCAGTGCACCGGACCCATCATGGCCAAGGGCGTGGAGGACACGGCCTTCTATGTGTACAACCGCCTCGTCGCCCTGAATGAAGTGGGCGGGAATCCGGGCATCTTCGAGGCGCCATTGGAGTCCTTCCACAAGCAGTGCACCGCGCGGCAGGCTGAGTGGCCGGGAAATCTTCTCGCCACCTCCACGCATGATACGAAGAGGTCAGAGGACGTGCGGGCGCGCATTCTTGCCCTGAGCGAGATGCCCGTGGAGTGGTCCCACGCCGTGCGCAAGTGGCATACGGTCAATCGCAAGCACCAGGAAACGCTGGATGGCATGATGGCGCCTGATGCCAATGAGGAATACTTCCTCTACCAGACCCTCCTGGGCTCCTGGCCACTGCATCCCATGAGTGATGAAGAGCGCGCCGACTATGTGAAGCGCCTCCAGGAGTACATGATCAAGTCCCTGCATGAGGCGAAGGTCAACAGCAGCTGGATTGACCCCAACGAAGCCTGGGACAAGGCCGTGGCGGCATTCGTTGAGCGCATCCTTGCACCGGGTTCCAAGAACCGCTTCCCTTCCTTGTTTGAGCCGATGGCGGCAGAGATTGCGCAACTCGGCGCGGTGAATTCACTCTCCCAGGCCGTGCTCAAACTCACGACTCCCGGGGTGCCGGATTTTTATCAGGGCACGGAGCTGTGGGACTTCAGCCTCGTGGATCCGGACAATCGCCGACCGGTGGACTATGCCGTCCGGCAACAAGCCCTCGGCGCGCTCGCCGGCGTCTCTCCCAGCGACCTACTGGCAAGCTGGCGGGACGGTCGCATCAAGCTCTTCGTGAGCCAACAGCTCCTGCAACTGCGGCGCTTACATTCCACCCTCTTCACGACAGGGACCTATGAGTCCCTAAGTGCCCAAGGGACGCATGCGGACCGCTGCCTCGCCTTCCATCGTGCGACCCCAGAGGTGGAAATGGTGGTAGCGGTGCCGCGCACGACCCGGGTCCTGGGCTTCCCACCCGTGGGCCCCTGCTGGAAAGACACGACGCTCAGCCTGCCACAGGTGCCTTCTTCCGGGGGGTGGAGGGACGTTTTCACGGGACGGGAGCATGCCACCGAGGCGGGTTCCCTCCCTCTGGCGGACCTCTTCGCCGACTTGCCTTTTGCGGTGCTGGTGCCGGGCGGGGAGGCTCGCTAG